The following nucleotide sequence is from Pochonia chlamydosporia 170 chromosome 4, whole genome shotgun sequence.
CCGTATCTCATCAAGTCCGGCGCCAATATCAATGCTCGGAGTGCCTGTGGAGAAACACCGCTTCATGTTGCTTTAAAATGCGACGGCCCTTACTATAAAGAAGCTGCTAGAGCACTTATTGAAGCTGGAGCGGACCTCAACGTGACGGACAAGGATGGCCGAACCTCCCTTTCAGTTGCGACACATAGTGAAGACTTGGTCAAGTTCCTTATAAAACACGGCGCTGTGGTTACTCTCGACGCAGTCTTTACGGCAATTGAGCACAGAAACGCGGCAAGCCTCAAGACGCTGTTGGATAATGCAACGTTGGACTTGAACACTGGCATTCCATGGCCGCCAGCAGGCACAGAGAACGACCATGGTAAGAATGTCAACATAATTtctgccaacattggcaTGGGTCGTTTCCGCCGCGACACTACAGTCCCGCATGAAGTTTTGCCGCTCTACTTTGCAGCTTTGAACGAACAATTCCCGTCAAATCCTGACCAGGTAAAGATTGTTCGAATGTTGCTGAATTATGGTGCCGATCCGTATGGCACATTTTTGGTCAAACCTGTTGGACTACTGAATGGGGAGTGTGATATGTCCACGGTGTCTACGGATGCAGTGCCCACGGGCTACGAAAAGAGGGTTGTATTGCACGAGTTGTTCCGCCTGGGGAAAGTCAGCGATGTATTTTTGAAGATTCCGAACCTTGACGTTAACTTTGAGGATTGTGACGGTTGCACGTTATTGCATGCTGCATGTCAGGGTGACTGCGGCCCTGACCATGTCATTAATACCGAACAATTGGACAATGAGAAGACAAATGGGCAAGGGAAAAGAACTACAGTTTTTCGACAATTGTTGTCTCTTGGTGCGAATATTCGAGCGAGAAGCAGCAGATATGGCATGACTGTCCTGCACAACATGATTGGGATGTGGGACGGAGACAACCTTGCAAAATTTGAGAAGTCGTTCACGGAGGCTGTGAGGATGGCGCCGGAGCTTCTACAGGTCGCGGACGTTGATGGCAACACACCCTTTCACTATGGCATACTTCAAACCATACGACTAGAGAGGAGTGATGCTGCCGAATTTCTTTTGTCATCCGGAGCAGATCCGCTAGCCGTGAATGATGCCGGGGACAGTGCTCTACATATCCTAGCCTCCAAGCTCGCTGTGGAATGCGTTAGATCTCTGTTTGAGTCCTTGGTCAGTCGAGGATTAGATGTGAATGCTCGCAACAAGGCAGGCCGGAGTCCTTTATTGGAGTTTGGCAATCCCGGAGAAATCGTGGCGTCTGTGCCTGGATATTGGACCTCTGGCGACGGGCTATGGGCGAAGCAGGCGGTAACGACATTGGCCAAGGCGGGTGCTGATTTCTCTGCGAGAGACGCACAGGGAAGGAGTGTATTGCACTTTGCTGCAACGGGCGATGCGGAAGTTTTCAAGGAGATGCTCGCAATGGGGGTGGATGTGATGCTTGAGGATGACGAGCACCAGACGGCGCTTGATGTGGCTGCGGCTTGTGGGAATAATGCGGTGCTAGAATTATtcgagaaggagaagagtcCTGAAGCAGCGGATAAGATGTTTGGATGAGCACATTTGTAGATTTTGCTCTGGGCGCttcttggtggtgaggatatGTGTTGTAAAGTGTTGTGTTGTAATTGGTTGGTGGCTTGTCTCGTAGGTGTCTATGCAGTTGAATACTGCATAATTAGTTCAATATGTGAACAGAAGGAGAAGTTTGAAACATGATTTTGGGGTACATTGAATTAATGAGTTGGAATGTTTGCATTAGAGAGCAATCGTGAGCGGTGATTGAATGTTTGTGgatggcagccttggatGGGTTGCGCGATGGACTTGGAAATGAAAGTCGGCGATTAATTTAGATGGCGTTCGATAgacaggagaagaaagaccGACCCCGCTTGAGGAGTGACATGACAATGATAGATTCAACTCGGCTGCCACATAAGTGCTCAAGTACCTGCGTGTCCGTGtagagagagagagagagacaggaGAgaacgtcaactggtgccaaGCTGCCAAGCGGCCAAGCATTTGGGCAAGTGACGCTCGGACACCTCAAGCTGACAATGAggtctcaagtgctcgcAACACAATAGCAGTCGGcgttgatggctgttgggATTGGGAAAGACCGACCTGACCTGACCGTTGAACTGTCCACCCACTTGGTAATCTGGCCCATGGTCGCGCCTGCCATTGGCCGCCAGCCAGTGACAAATTACCCACTCGGGCTTGGCGTGGACTTGACTTTTGACAGCCAGGCTAGACACTGACACACAGACTGCAGAGCGGCTGCAGGCAAGAGCAGTGCAGAACTTGGGCCAGACCTGCCCAGAATTGACCAGAATTCAATGTCGACTCCAGTCGACTTGTCAACTGGCCCAGTCTCACGCTGCCTATCGACTTGAAACCAATGCCgagacacaccagaccagaccacacgACACaacctaccagaccagacttgaccagacgcctcaagtgctgtccCAAATCTCACCctattttttcttttcttctcttcaccTCCCAAGACATCCACGAAACCTGGTCGGCAACACACAACATGGCCCGTGATTGATACACGCAGCTATCCAAATTGTGTGGCCTCTGTCGAGAGTCAAGCGCGCGCCAACgcccgtcatcatcatcatcatgcccACGCAGAGCCAGTACTTTGGCTACTCTGTCACCAACATTGGCCCTCTGACCACGGCATTCACGCCTGCGCCCTCATGCGCAACCGCCACTCCTCACGTCTACATCGAGACACAGCTAGGCGAGACCAGAGGACTGTACGGATATCCTAGTTGCGCGCCGCCCAAGTACGAGGGCTGTCTTCCCGGTGGCAAGGAGTTGGACCGACTGAATCGCGAGTTATCAGCAAACCCGCATAATGGCAACCTCGTCTACCACTCTCCCGGACTGAGGTGTCCCTCTGGATGGAAGAAGGTGGGCTCTATTCACGGCGGCACAAAGACACCATCGAAGCCGTCTGGTGTATTTACTGGAATTACGACGGCGACGGGCTCGGGTGGAAATCCTCGGCCTATTCCCAGGTTGGAGGCGTATGCACAGGTTCTAGGTCCATCTGAGACCatggtgtggtgttgtccCAAGTATGAGATGCCCGTTTCTTCGCTTTGCAATTGCAAAAGTTCAAGTAAACTAACCGGAGTGCCGTACTTTTCCGCGCAGGGGTTTCGTTGCAAATAATGACGCAGCTTGCACATCTGACTTGGGTCCTCTATCGTCGTTTACCTACTCACAACATTGTGATGTCTACTTACCGAGCGAGGATCTGTTGACGGTAACCTCTTACCAGGGCACCATCCTGAGCAGTCCCTTGATTGTGGTTACTGCCGCGACAACAGGCATCAGCTCGTCTACCTATTCCATAGCGCCGTCTGAAACGTCTGGCCTTGTGGTAGTGAGTAACATTCCGGTCGTGGCATTGGTGTACCGACCAGAGGACAGGAAGGGCGAACCCAACTCGACTGCTATTCCGGAGGTTGACGACAATGCATCAGTGGCATTAAAGCCGAATTTGCTGTCGGCTGTGTTGGGAACAGTACTAGCAGCGTGGGCCATTGCGAGCAATTTTTAACGGGCATAGCGGTTGCATAGCATACGAAGCGAGGGTTTTATATCTGCGACTCAGGGTCATTTTTGTCAAATTATCACGAACTAATGAAATATTACAGAAATCGAAGTCTAAATTTTACCATTCGTGATGCCAACTATCCATTACAAACTGACTACCAACTTCTCACCACTTACGCCCTTCCTCATCAAGTTCAGCCCTTGGTTCAGCCCGTTAATTCCTGTCCCTACGATTCTCACCGGCAAAGGCGGCTTATACTGTCCTTTTTCAAGAAGCGTCTGCAGTCCTTGCATGATATTCGTCCCGCCTTGCAGTAGTCCGAAATCCCGGCTCCTGAACAAGACTGATTCTACGCCTTCAGGAACTCGaatctcgtcttcaccaGTCCATACCTGCGCGTACTTCTTCGGTCCGCTGGATTCAAATACCTCGAAGATGCTACTATCCTCCGCGCCAGCACCCACGGTATCGATAATTGCGTCAATTCCTTTCCCACCTTCAGTGGACGCCCTGATATCCGCCACCAAAGAACCCGAATTTCTATCAATGGCAACATCTGCACCTAAATAATCCGTAATATGGCCAAGATGTCTCTTCGACCCAGTAGCCAGGATCCTACAAGACGGAACAGCAAGCCTTAACAGTAAAATACTTGCCGCGCCGAGTGCGGAACTCCCACCCAGAACCAGCACCGTCTTGGGGACGAAGCCATCTCCCACCGTGCCAGGAATAAACGGCAAGCTCATTCCAAGCCCAATTCCTAGCCCCATCACGGCGGTAAAGTAACTCACACTGCAATAATTAGCATCGTCTATTTCAAGAGGCAGTAACATACCCCAGACTAGCTGCCTCTTCAAACGACAGCCCGCTCTTCTTCGCAACCTTGGCTTCATCTACCAGTGCGTATTCCTGATACGAACCGCCCTTATCTCCGGGTGCAAATAAAGCGAGCACTTCGTCGCCGACTTTGAAACTCGTGACGCTGCTGCCGACGGCGGAGATGATGCCTGCGCCGTCGAGCCCAGGGATGAGGGGGTATGTTGTCCCGCGGTGGGAGTGGTCTATCATTTTGGTGTCGGCGGGattgatggcgatggctttgatgcggacttggacttgtgtTGGGGAGGGGGCATGGATGGGGAATGGGGATGCGGTTAGGGGGGCGGACTGGGAGGGACAGCTGTATTTTGTGCATGTGGCCATTTTGAGTCGATGTTGTggtttggtgatgttgatgtggtgttgtgttttggtgttttgtgagGTTTTGGGTTGGCGGAGTTAGTGCCGGAGATAGCACTTAGACGGATGACATGTATGGTTTGGATGACGTGTATACACTTTTTGGTTGTATTGTATCTATTTTTATGGGTTTACTAGACTGGCGAATATTGAAGCTGCATTCGGCTCATTCATGTTGTAGTTGATGGTCGGCCAAACCTTATCATCTACACTACATTCAGGCAAACAAGTGAACCCAACCTACGACTTAAATGAGTTCGTTACAACTTCATTAACATCTTATACAAATGATGAATATGAAACACCGCAGGACGGCGACTACTTAAATAGGCTATGGAGACTTGCCGATAACGTTGCTTTTTTTGACTTTGGGGGCGCGCGCACAGGCTCGGAACTTACCGCGCTAGACAATGGCGTTTGTGGTTAatttcaaccagacatctgggTAGGATAGACATGTTGGTTCTGGAAATTTCAACGTCGCGTGAACATCCGGAAGTGGATTCTGGGAAGTGATACGGAGAATTGGGCTGAAGATGTCTTACCTGTTGGGCATATGATGGCAGGGATGTGGAGGAAGTAAATAGCAGTATCATAAGTTTGACACATTGGTTAATTGATGCTCAAAATTCTCCTGAATGTATAATGGGGAGGGTCAAGTGAGAAGCAGGGGAGACGCCGCTGGCTCGGTAACGACCTGCGGGCATCTCGCCGACGTACCCCTTCCGTGCAAAGTGGCCTTATGATCCTGGTTTGACGGTGTATGAGTATGATGTGAGTTTCGAAACTGATGCTGTCTGCATAGGGCAAGTTAGTGTGTTCAGGCGTATTCTTGAGAGCGGATGCATACATCGTTTGCAGCACGGCCATTGTCGGCATTGGATCGGGGACATGACAGAGTCGCCAAGTTGGCGCCCAGACGGTAGACAAAGTGAGCAGATCGATCGAATTATTACTTTGTAAACATGTTCCCACTGATAGATTGCCGACTGCTGATGTCGACAAGCCAAAGAATCTCATTAGCATCCGTTGACTGAGGTGAGTGGAATGACAATGGTTTCCTTCTCAAATATGGATTTGTGCCAGGCAGATGCATACGAAGTGGGTTCTGGAGCAAAGAGACTCACCTTTGCTGCAAGATCAATGACGGCAACTGATGCTACGAGTATACTTCTCGAGTGACTCGACAGGACAACCGGGTCATTGCCTTTGAGGAAGTAATCCGACAAGGCAATTCGAGACAATAGCGAGAATGCATTGTTATCGTACGTATTGTACAACTGGCGTGCGTATATATTCATCGTGTTCATTTCTTGTGTTACCTGGTACATAATCCATGGAATCATTTTCACAGGCACAGCGTTCTCCCAGCCCTTGGCTCACACGCCACCCGGCTTGGTGTCATAAATTTCTCTGCTCCAGAGGCCGTCGTGGCTTTTCTTCGACATGCCAAGTATCTATGGCTTGATGACATTCTCCTGGGGCAGGGATTTATATCAGATGGAACATTCTTGTGAAACGTGGCGTGCGTAGGCATTTGGTGCTGCCAGCGAGGGGAATGAACTTCACGAGTGATTTGACGAGGTGGTGGTAGCCAAGCAATTGAATTCTCCGTCAATCCATACCATATTGCTGAGGATGGATCTAAACCCGTGATCGGGAATGTCCCATGAGAAAGATGGAAGCACAGTGAACTTCGTGCGCTTATAGACATGGCGTGGTATTTTGTCTATGAATCGTAGGGTGACAAGATACTTTGATGGCACTTGACTTAAGACCTGTGCCCGCCTTAGGCCCGAGGCGAATATTGACCGTCGCCTCTGATGATGGGTTTGAAGGCCGGCTGAATCAGACCATGCCTATGATATGATACGTCAAGGTGACAGagttgatgaagctgccGGTCGTTTGAGGTAAAGGCAGCGAAGTGGGTGTTGCAACATCAATGCAAGCTCTTCCTGCAGGAAACTTGATGCCACCTGGGCTGACTTATCTCTGTCTCAACAGTGTAAATGTTTGAACACACGGAGGCTGTATTGTCACTAATTATACCATCGAGATATCCACACAGCAATGGTTTCGTTTATCGTAACTTCGTCAAGGGTCCAAAGCTCGGTGCGCCTCCGAAACACTGGGCGAAGAAACCCACCGGTGGATGGAATGATGTGTGGACCACGACAACGACTATGCTGGGCAGCATGATAGAGCCTGATTGTTGTCAGTTTGAGAGGAGTTCGCAGATCAATGCTCCACATGCCCCATTACACACCGGCGAGACAATTTTGTCAATGCATCCTCATCGCTTGCAACTAAAAAGTCCGAGTCGATGTGAaattgatgtcttggataTCTCCCTCCGGCAACTACAGCCGTAAGGCATCGCAGGCGAGCTTTTATTCGGACCGTGGATAGAAGCCTTGGGCAGCCTTTGCGTACTCTGCTCGAGAGGGCGTTTCGCGACTGACTCCCGCATAGTAGAGCCACATCATACCCCGAAAGCTCTGAGTATCAATCAACTTACACACGGAAATGCAAGAGTGGTCAAGTCCGGCAAGGACAATATGTCACCCTCAATTCACGAGCCCTGCTAGCAGCCTGCA
It contains:
- a CDS encoding alcohol dehydrogenase (similar to Talaromyces stipitatus ATCC 10500 XP_002340502.1) encodes the protein MATCTKYSCPSQSAPLTASPFPIHAPSPTQVQVRIKAIAINPADTKMIDHSHRGTTYPLIPGLDGAGIISAVGSSVTSFKVGDEVLALFAPGDKGGSYQEYALVDEAKVAKKSGLSFEEAASLGVSYFTAVMGLGIGLGMSLPFIPGTVGDGFVPKTVLVLGGSSALGAASILLLRLAVPSCRILATGSKRHLGHITDYLGADVAIDRNSGSLVADIRASTEGGKGIDAIIDTVGAGAEDSSIFEVFESSGPKKYAQVWTGEDEIRVPEGVESVLFRSRDFGLLQGGTNIMQGLQTLLEKGQYKPPLPVRIVGTGINGLNQGLNLMRKGVSGEKLVVSL